Proteins co-encoded in one Rudaeicoccus suwonensis genomic window:
- a CDS encoding PIG-L deacetylase family protein: protein MSHTLVSFHAHPDDEALLTAGTLAKAAAAGHRVVIVVATDGALGLTSEEYRSDLGERRLAELQRSAAALGVARVIHLGYADSGMVGEIAADPPGSVRFVRAGTGEAAQRLAQILREENADVLMSYDVAGGYGHRDHVKVHEVGAEAARIAGTPRVIEATVPRELLVRAIRFVARFYTFPSDFDMGVYERSFTPRAQITHRIDVRHQISAKKAAMRAHASQAAADGADRTLGVFVRIPRPVYDWVFGREWFRDPAHSGPVSDDIFAGLA, encoded by the coding sequence ATGTCCCACACACTGGTGAGCTTTCACGCTCATCCCGACGACGAAGCGCTGCTGACGGCCGGCACCCTGGCGAAGGCCGCGGCAGCAGGCCACCGTGTCGTCATCGTGGTGGCGACCGACGGCGCTCTTGGCCTGACATCCGAGGAATACCGCAGCGATCTGGGCGAGCGCCGGCTCGCGGAATTGCAGCGCAGTGCCGCAGCGCTGGGTGTCGCGCGCGTCATACATCTCGGGTATGCCGACTCCGGCATGGTCGGCGAGATCGCGGCGGATCCACCGGGCAGCGTGCGCTTCGTGCGCGCCGGTACCGGGGAGGCAGCCCAGCGGCTGGCGCAGATTCTGCGCGAGGAGAATGCCGACGTGCTCATGTCGTATGACGTAGCCGGCGGCTACGGCCACCGCGATCATGTGAAGGTTCACGAGGTGGGCGCCGAGGCAGCGCGCATTGCCGGGACGCCGCGGGTGATCGAGGCGACGGTTCCCCGTGAGCTGCTGGTGCGAGCGATCCGCTTCGTGGCGCGCTTCTACACCTTCCCCAGCGACTTCGACATGGGCGTCTACGAGCGGTCGTTCACGCCGCGGGCGCAGATCACGCACCGCATCGACGTACGGCACCAGATCAGCGCCAAGAAGGCCGCGATGCGCGCGCACGCCTCACAGGCGGCAGCCGACGGCGCCGACCGCACGCTCGGGGTCTTCGTGCGAATCCCGCGGCCGGTCTATGACTGGGTGTTCGGCCGCGAGTGGTTCCGCGACCCGGCACACTCCGGCCCGGTCAGCGATGACATCTTCGCGGGGTTGGCATGA